Below is a genomic region from Thermochromatium tepidum ATCC 43061.
AAGGGCATCTCGGACTCGGCTGCTCGCTTGGCCGGGCCCTTGTTTTTGGACTGACCGCTCAACACCGCGTCGCTCAGCCACCAGGCCAGATCCTCGCCGCAGCCATCGCCAGGCGGGATGGGCGACTGGTCCTCGCAGCTCGGGCTGTCGGCAGGACAGGCCAGACGCACATGGAAGTGGGCATCATGGCCCCACCAGGGGCGCACCTTGCGCAACCAGGTCCGATCGCCGCGCGCGCGGCGGCAGAGCTCCTGTTTGATGGCCGCGTTGACGAAGAGGCGATCGACGCGCGGATGCCGTGCCGCCGACTCGATCAGGGCGAACTGACTCGGACCCCAATGTTCGCTGACCGTGCGTCCATCGGGTGCGACCATGCTCGGCGGATCGGGGCGATCGTCCATCAGTTGCCGGGCCGCCGCGGGCGAGTCGGCCAGGGTGAACCAGATATCCACGTCGAGCCCATTCTGATGACTGCGGTGCGAAGAGGGCATGGGCCCGCCGCGCGGCTGGCTGAGGTCGCCGATCATGACCAACCGGGCGCCACGCTGTCGTTGGGCGCGTCCCAGATCCGTGATGAAACGGATCAGATCTGGATGGCCATAGTAGCGGTTGCGATCGCGGCGGATGCTGACATAGCCGGGTCCGGTCTCGGGCAGGGCATAGGCCCCGCCGATACAGCCGTTGGCCGCACTGCCGATGACCTGCGTCATACCGGACGATGGGGATCGGACCTCGCCCCAGGGGCTGGCTGAGGGTTGGGCCGTCAACAGGCCAAGACTCAGCGCCAAGACCGGGCGGATAGCGCGCATACGCGCCGCAGACATCTTGAACTCCTCCATCACAACGGAAAACCACCTGGCGGCATCCCACCCGGAGGAAAGCCACCGCCCGGTGGCAGGATCCCAGGCGGCAGTCGTCCTTGCAGCGAGCGCATCATCTTGGCCATGCCGCCGCCCTTCATCTTCTTCATCAGCTTCTGCATCTGCATGAACTGCTTGAGGAGTTGATTGACATCCTGTACCTGGGTGCCGGAACCAGCGGCGATGCGGCGCTTGCGCGAGCCCTTGATGATGGCCGGAAAGCGGCGTTCTTGGGGTGTCATCGAGTTGATGATGGCTATCAGCTTGCTCATTTCCTTGTCGCTGGCCTTGTGCTTGATGTGGTCCGGGATCTGGTTCATGCCGGGGAGCTTCTCCATCAGGCTCAGCATGCCCCCCATCTTGTTCATCTGTTCTAGCTGTTCCTTGAAGTCGGCCAGATCGAAGTCCTTGCCCTTCTTGAGCTTCTTGACCAGCTTTTCGGCCTGTTCACGATCGACCCTGGCCTGGACCTCCTCGACCAGCGAGACCACGTCGCCCATGCCGAGGATCCGCGAGGCCACGCGGTCGGGATGGAAGGGTTCGAGTGCGGTGGTGCGCTCGCCGGTGCCGAGGAACTTGATCGGCTTGCCGGTGATCTGGCGGATCGAGAGCGCCGCACCGCCGCGCGCGTCGCCATCGGTCTTGGTCAGGATGACGCCGGTCAGGGGTAGGGCCTGGTCGAATGCCTTGGCGGTATTGGCGGCGTCCTGACCCGTCATGGCATCGACTACGAACAGGGTCTCGATCGGCTTGATGGCCGCGTGGATGCGTTTGAGCTCATCCATCATCTCGGCGTCGATATGAAGCCGACCGGCGGTGTCGACGATCAGGACGTCCTTGAACCGCTTGCGGGCGGTGTCGAGCGCGCGCTGGGCGATCTGGACCGGATCCTCATCGCTCCGGCTGGGGCAGAACTCGGCACCAACCTCGCCGGCGACAGTGCGCAACTGTTCGATGGCCGCGGGACGATAGACGTCGCAGCTCGTCACCATCACGGACTTCTTCTGCTTCTCCTGCAGCCAGCGCGCAAGCTTGGCGACACTAGTGGTCTTACCCGAACCTTGCAGACCGGCCATGAGGATGACCGCCGGCGGCTGGGTGGCCAGATCCAGGCGCTCGTTGGCCACGCCCATCAGCTTGACCAGCTCATCGTTGACGATCTTGATCAGCACCTGCCCGGGCGTCAGGCTCTTGGTGACGGCCGCGCCGAGCGCCTGCGCGCGGATGTCCTCGATGAATTGACGCACCACAGGCAGCGCGACATCGGCCTCCAGGAGGGCCAGGCGCACCTCGCGCAGGGTATCCTTGATGTTGTCCTCGGTCAGACGCCCCTGACCGCGCAGATGGGTCAGGACCGTCTCGAAGCGATCCTGGAGTTTCTGGAACATGATCAAACCTCGATCAGGGCATCTCGCGCGAGACACCCTGGCCTGGATGAAGTTGGAAGACAGATGGCGAATGTTGCCATCGGTTTACGGCAAGGCGCTGTGAGTATAATGTAGAGCCTTCATTGCCCGATACGGTTTGCGACCGTCACTCGTTTCAAGACTTCATCCATGATCCACATCTTCCTCGCCTATCTCACCACGATCCTTTACCTGACTGCGACCACCTTCATCGGTATCCGTCTGTTCCATCCGGAGGGGCGGATTCTCCCTCGTAACCTGGCGATCTCGGTCGGCTTTGTTGGTCTGTTGCTCCATAGCTGGCTGCTGTGGGATGGGATCTTCAGTCATGGCGGTCTTAACCTCGGGTTCTATCATGCCCTGGCCTTGACCTCCTGGACCGTTATCGCATTGTTGTTGGTCTCCAGCCTGACCAAGCCGGTCGACAACCTTGGACTGATCCTGCTGCCAGCAGCGGCCATGAGTCTGCTTTTGGAGGCGCACATGGTCGATGTCGGGTTCATGCGCGAATCGGCGAGTACCGCGCTCAAGATCCATGTGTTGCTGTCGATGCTGGCCTACAGTCTGCTCACACTGGCGGCGGTGCAGGCGATATTGCTGGCGGTGCAGGATCATCATCTCCGCAACCGGCATCCAACCGGCTTCGTGCGCACCCTGCCGCCGCTCGAGACCATGGAGAGCCTGCTGTTTGAGATGATCACGGCCGGTTTCGTGTTGCTAACGCTGGCGTTGTTGAGCGGCTTTGCCTTCCTGGAGAATATGTTTGCGCAACATCTGGTGCACAAGACCGTGCTCTCGGTGCTGGCCTGGCTGGTATTCGGCGGGCTCCTGGTCGGGCGCTTCCGCAACGGTTGGCGCGGGCGCACCGCCATTGTCTGGGCCCTGGGCGGGTTCGCGATCCTGATCCTGGCCTATTTCGGCAGTAAGGCGGTCCTGCAATTTGTCTTGCAACGCGCCGGGTGACTTTACTATGATGCCTTGCCCTATGCGCCCTTAGCTCAGTCGGTAGAGCATCTGACTTTTAATCAGGTGGTCGCGCGTTCGAGTCGCGCAGGGCGCACCAGATAGAACAAAGGCTTACGCGGATCGTTTCGGTAAGCCTTTTTTCGTGTAGGCGGTTGGAAACGGCCTAGCCTTTGATTGGATGAGTTTCGGCGCTTATTCCCCACCAGCCGGGTGTGCCTCCGAGAGGCTACGACGAGGATCGTAGGTGTGCAAGCAACACTCGCCTCTTGATCCCTCGACCGGCAACAGCCGGACTGCTCGGTGCCGCAGGTGCGCATGGAGGACTGGGCCGGTTTATACTGGCTCGTCTTGCCATTTCTCTCGAACATCCATCATGCGCCGTACCGACGACCTCCGTATCCGCGACATCACCCATGTGCGTTCCCCGCGCGAGCTACACGAGGAATATCCGCTCTCCGAGACCGCGGCTGAGACCATCTACACTACCCGGCACGATATCCAGCGCATCCTGCACGGACGCGATGACCGGTTGCTGGTAGTGGTCGGACCCTGCTCGGTCCATGACCCGGAGGCCGCGCTCGAATACGCCGGGCGTCTCAAGCCGCTGCGCGAGGCGCTCTCCGAGCAGTTGCTGATCGTCATGCGCGTCTATTTCGAGAAACCCCGGACCACGGTCGGCTGGAAGGGTCTGATCAATGATCCCAATCTCGACGGCAGTTTCGAGATCAACAAGGGGCTGGGGATCGCGCGCAAGCTGCTGCTGGATCTCAACGAGATGGGGGTACCGACCGGGACCGAGTTCCTGGATCTCATCAGCCCGCAATACATCGCCGATCAGGTGAGCTGGGGGGCAATCGGCGCCCGCACCACCGAGAGCCAGGGTCACCGCGAGCTGGCCTCGGGGTTGTCCTGTCCGGTTGGCTTCAAGAACGCGACCAATGGGGACGTGAAGGTCGCCATCGACGCCATCCATGCCGCTGCGCGCCCCCATGTCTTTATGTCCGTCACCAAGGAAGGGAGGTCGGCCATCTTCAGCACCACAGGCAACGTGGATACACACATCATCCTGCGCGGCGGTCAGCGCCCGAACTATGACACCGAGAGCGTCAACATCGCCGCCGAGCAGATCTCGGCCTCGGGGCTCATCCCCAAGATCATGATCGACTTCAGCCACGCCAACAGCGGCAAGCGTCCCGAAAAACAGATCCTGATCTGTCAGGACGTCTCTGGCCAGATCGCGCGCGGCGACCGGCGCATCATGGGGGTGATGATCGAGAGCCATCTGGTCGCCGGTAATCAGAACCCCGCGCCACGTGACGAACTCGTCTATGGCCAGAGCATCACAGATGCCTGCGTCGGCTGGGACGACACCGAACCCATGCTGCACGAGCTGGCCGAGGCGGTCGCCAAGCGACGCGGCGACTGACCGCGCCATATCGATCACGCACGATGGAGTAGTTTTCGTTTTTGATCGAGGGTCTGTCTCGACGTCTTCAGAGGCCGTCTTACCGAAGCGGCTTGATTGGACGGTCACGACTTGGACACATAAAGGAGGCCTATCATGACAGCGATCTCT
It encodes:
- the mepA gene encoding penicillin-insensitive murein endopeptidase, producing the protein MSAARMRAIRPVLALSLGLLTAQPSASPWGEVRSPSSGMTQVIGSAANGCIGGAYALPETGPGYVSIRRDRNRYYGHPDLIRFITDLGRAQRQRGARLVMIGDLSQPRGGPMPSSHRSHQNGLDVDIWFTLADSPAAARQLMDDRPDPPSMVAPDGRTVSEHWGPSQFALIESAARHPRVDRLFVNAAIKQELCRRARGDRTWLRKVRPWWGHDAHFHVRLACPADSPSCEDQSPIPPGDGCGEDLAWWLSDAVLSGQSKNKGPAKRAAESEMPFACQTVLTDP
- the ffh gene encoding signal recognition particle protein yields the protein MFQKLQDRFETVLTHLRGQGRLTEDNIKDTLREVRLALLEADVALPVVRQFIEDIRAQALGAAVTKSLTPGQVLIKIVNDELVKLMGVANERLDLATQPPAVILMAGLQGSGKTTSVAKLARWLQEKQKKSVMVTSCDVYRPAAIEQLRTVAGEVGAEFCPSRSDEDPVQIAQRALDTARKRFKDVLIVDTAGRLHIDAEMMDELKRIHAAIKPIETLFVVDAMTGQDAANTAKAFDQALPLTGVILTKTDGDARGGAALSIRQITGKPIKFLGTGERTTALEPFHPDRVASRILGMGDVVSLVEEVQARVDREQAEKLVKKLKKGKDFDLADFKEQLEQMNKMGGMLSLMEKLPGMNQIPDHIKHKASDKEMSKLIAIINSMTPQERRFPAIIKGSRKRRIAAGSGTQVQDVNQLLKQFMQMQKLMKKMKGGGMAKMMRSLQGRLPPGILPPGGGFPPGGMPPGGFPL
- a CDS encoding 3-deoxy-7-phosphoheptulonate synthase, giving the protein MRRTDDLRIRDITHVRSPRELHEEYPLSETAAETIYTTRHDIQRILHGRDDRLLVVVGPCSVHDPEAALEYAGRLKPLREALSEQLLIVMRVYFEKPRTTVGWKGLINDPNLDGSFEINKGLGIARKLLLDLNEMGVPTGTEFLDLISPQYIADQVSWGAIGARTTESQGHRELASGLSCPVGFKNATNGDVKVAIDAIHAAARPHVFMSVTKEGRSAIFSTTGNVDTHIILRGGQRPNYDTESVNIAAEQISASGLIPKIMIDFSHANSGKRPEKQILICQDVSGQIARGDRRIMGVMIESHLVAGNQNPAPRDELVYGQSITDACVGWDDTEPMLHELAEAVAKRRGD
- a CDS encoding cytochrome C assembly family protein, with translation MIHIFLAYLTTILYLTATTFIGIRLFHPEGRILPRNLAISVGFVGLLLHSWLLWDGIFSHGGLNLGFYHALALTSWTVIALLLVSSLTKPVDNLGLILLPAAAMSLLLEAHMVDVGFMRESASTALKIHVLLSMLAYSLLTLAAVQAILLAVQDHHLRNRHPTGFVRTLPPLETMESLLFEMITAGFVLLTLALLSGFAFLENMFAQHLVHKTVLSVLAWLVFGGLLVGRFRNGWRGRTAIVWALGGFAILILAYFGSKAVLQFVLQRAG